The DNA window GACTTAACTTCATCTGTAGCAGCTTTTAAGAAATCGGTAACTTCATTAACATTAATAGTAAGCGTTTTTTTAGTTCTACCATATTTGTTGATAGGATATGTTTTTACCTCTTTCTTTGCTGGTACATTCCCGTCTGGATAAACATAATTTTCATCTGTAGTCGTCGTAAGGGAATCCGAAGCATATGTAGGTTTCAAAACCAAAACCACTGAATCTACCTTAGCATTGGTCCCAAAGTCGGGATCATAGGTAGATAATCTTAGCTGTGTAACATAAGATGCCCTTTGCATTCCAAACTGTCCCTCATTAAAAGCACCAAGAATAGCCGCTCCTAATTGAGTAGCATCACTTTTAATAGTATCATTATTTTTGATGTTAAAAGCAATAAGGTCATAAGATTTTTCATTTCCATGAGCTGCTCCATCTAAAAATAATTGTTCCCCTAAAGAATCCGGATCCGGTTCACAATTATAAAGTAATACACTGCCGAAAATTGCCAGAGAAAGTATGGCAAAAGTTCTTTTAATAGTACGAGTCATTAAATGTCTTTTTAATAAAGTTTGTTTATAGAGTCTACATCAAGATATTCCGATTTAGAAGTTGATGTTTCGTTGAATGCTTTATCGAGCTCTCCATCTAAAAATTCATCTCCTTTTACAACACCATCAACATAGTTCATGCTTTCAATTACAAAACTTTGAAAGCTTGGCTTATCTAACGCTTTTAAGCCCGAAATATTATCGAATTCTAATTTTTCTCCAATTTTATCATTTAGAGGAGCGTCCTTCTCATTATATAAAGAAAGAACAATTTTAGCGTCTTTAAAGTAAGTATCGGATTTGTAGTAGGTTTTAAGATAAATAGGAACAAAAGAAGCCATCCATCCATTCAAATGAATAATGTCTGGAACCCAATTAAGTTTTTTAATCGTTTCTATTACTCCTCTCGCAAAGAATATTGCTCTCTCATCATTATCTTCAAAAGCAACGCCATCATCTTCAAAGTAATATTGTTTTCTTTTGAAATACTCTTCATTATCTATGAAGTATACCTGAAGTCTTTCTCCAGGAAGAGATGCTACCTTAATTATTAAAGGCTGATCCAGATCATTAATGATAATATTCATTCCTGAAAGACGGATAACCTCATGAAGTTGAAACTTCCTTTCACTTATTTGTCCAAATCTTGGCATAAAAACTCTTACATCATTGCCTTCATTGTGCATTTTAAGTGCCATTTTGTTTACCACAGTAGCCATGTTCGTATCTTCCTGATATGGATACATTTCTGTAGTAATGTACAGTATTTTTTGATTCGGCATAAATTTCTATCTAATTTTTTGTAAAAATGCTTTAATGTGCAAAATTACAAAAAAACATCCAACATTATTTTAATTAACATTATTTTACGATAATTACCTTTTCCAAATTATCAAAAACGCATTTTATTATCTGATATTTTTACTATTTTTGAATTGGTATTAAAATTAACTATGGAAGTTCTAAAAAACAAAAAAACACTTCAGGATTTCATTGAGAGACAGAAAGAAATGGGAAAAAAAATAGGGTTCGCACCAACAATGGGAGCTCTGCATAATGGACATCTTTCACTCTACGAAATGGCCAGAAAAGAAAATGATCTTGTAATTTCTTCAATTTTTGTGAACCCTACTCAGTTCAACAACTCCGACGATTTGGCAAAATATCCCCGTGATATCAATAGAGATATACTTATTTTACAAAATTCCGGATTAGTAGATGCTGTTTACATTCCTGAAATTGTGGATATTTATCCTGAGAAAGCTCAAAGCCAACATTATGATTTTGACGGGTTAGAAAATGAAATGGAAGGCAAATCAAGACCTGGACATTTTGATGGTGTGGGTACTGTAGTAGAAGAGCTTTTCAGACAAATACAACCAGACAATGCTTATTTTGGAGAGAAAGATTTTCAACAATTAGCCATTATTAAAAAAATGGTTGAGAAAAAACAACTTCCAATAAAAATTATGGGAGTTCCTATTTACAGAGCAGAAAATGGACTTGCACTAAGCTCAAGGAATCAACGACTTCATGAAGATCGGAAAGAAGCATCAAAAATTATTTATGCTACATTAAAAAAAGTCAATGATTGGTTCCGTGTAGTCACAGTCCCTGAAATCAAAGACAGAGTTAATGATATTTTTGATCAGCAACATGGTATGAAGCTTGAATATTTTATGATTGCCGATGAGCACACATTAAAGGAAACTGATTTCTTTTATAAAGACAAATCATACAGAGCCTTTATTGTTGTCATAGTAGATGGTGTAAGATTAATAGACAATATGCATTTGGATTAAGAACCAACATAAAAAATCAAAGGCTTCCGGAAGGAAGCCTTTGAACACCAAATCACAAAATATTAATATGAAAAAAATTTACTTTTCAGTAAACTTGTGACCCGGCTGGGATTCGAACCCAGGACCCATACATTAAAAGTGTATTGCTCTACCAGCTGAGCTACCGAGTCGGTCATTAAATTTCTAATTTACAAATTTTAAATTAATAATAATCCAAAATTCACATTTTCTTTGCAGTGCCTGCGACTGGACTCGAACCAGCACATCCTTAGGAAACCACCCCCTCAAGATGGCGTGTCTACCAATTTCACCACGCAGGCAAAAAAATTACAGAATCTAGTAAAATTTTTGCTAGTGACCCGGCTGGGATTCGAACCCAGGACCCATACATTAAAAGTGTATTGCTCTACCAGCTGAGCTACCGAGTCGGCCACTTATTTTAAACAATTTTCATTTAAGTAATGTCCCTTGTTTTAAGTGGTGCAAAGATATAACTTTTTTTAATTTCTCAAAACTTTTTCGCAAATTTGTTTAAAAATATTTCATGATAATTTCACTAGTCGGATACATGGGTTGTGGCAAATCACACATTTCCAAAATTTTAAGCGAAAAAATAAATTTTAAATTAATTGACCTAGATAAAGAGATTTCCAGGCGAAATAAATCAACCATTCCCGAAATCTTCGAAAAAAAGGGAGAAATCTACTTTAGAAAGCTGGAAAGAGAAACTCTGGAAGAAATACTGGCCACCGAGGAAAATCTTATTTTAAGTCTGGGTGGAGGAACTCCTGTTTACTATAATAATATGGAGATCATCAATAACAATTCTAAAAGCATCTTTTTAAAAGCTTCTATTGGCACATTAACAGAAAGGCTTTCAAAACAAAAAGAGAAAAGGCCTATAATAGCCAATATCTCTGATGAAAACCTCCCTGAATTTATTGCCAAGCATTTATTTGAAAGAAATGAATATTATAATAAAGCTTTGATAAGTGTAAATACAGACTCAAGAGAGCCTGACGATATCGTAAATGAAATCATTGAAAAACTTTATCTATGATTTTTCCTCTTTATCTTCTATTTCACTGTTTTCACCAAAAAAGTCGTCCCAGTCTGTAAAATCTGAAGCAATATCATTTTCAACATATCCGTCCATGTCTCTTCTATCTTTTTTAGTAGGTCTTCCTTCGCCTCTATTTCTGTAATAGTCCTGAGACATTTTGCGTAGTTTAAGCAGTTCATATTGTTCTTTGTCTGTGACATCTTTGATATGAAGAGATACTAATTTTGCCCCAATCCGGCTTTTAGGAATCTGAATTACTTTAATTTTATAGTCTACCTGATTTTTACGGATTTTTATTACATCACCTTCTTTTACCTCCTTAGAAGACTTTACAACAGCGTCTCCAATAGAAACTCTGTTCTTTTTAATCTCCTCAGTTGCAACAGTTCTCGTTTTATAAAAACGAATGCTCCATAAAAATTTATCTATTCTCATAATTTTTTATACTTTTGCCGTTATATTATTTGTAAAGTAATTAAAGTTTTTGAAATGAAAAAAATATTTTTATATATCCTTGCAGGATCTTTATGTTTTTCAGCTTGTAAAAAAGATGACGATCCACAAACATTTGTAGAACCCGATGACGTTGCAGTTCGAAACACTTATGATGATCAGGCGATCCAAAAATTCTTAAATGATAACTATTTGGATACCCAAGGAAATGTAAAAGCTTTTAGCGCCACTGATACTATTGATGATCATGAGAAAAAACTAGCTGAGCTAAATCCGGTAAAACTTCCTTCAGGAGTAATCTATATTGTAAGAGCAGGTGCTCAACCTACTCCGGGGAAAGCAATTGGTGCTACTGATAACCTAAAAATGATGGTTAGAGCAGGCAATTACCTTGCTGTAAATACTGATGGCACAGTTTCACTTACAATTTCTCCTACAGTTCCTTATCTGGTTAATACAATTAATGGATCTGGATCTCCCTTGGTAGATCCTATGTGGTATTATGTTAAGAAACAAGTTTTAAAGGATGCAACAACGGATGCTGCTAAAGACAGAAAGTTTTATGAAATTGAAGGTTTTCAAGAAGGATTAAAATACTTTAAAGCTGCTTCTCCAGCTTTAGCAGATGAGGCTCCATATAACCTACAGGGAGTTATCTTAGTTCCTTCAAGAGCTGCTTTTGGAAGGGATGCACACTATAATTACACCGGATATTCTCTTCAAAACAGAACATTTATCTTTAATTTCCAAGTTTACAATACAACAACAAGACCTGTAGACGAGTAAATTAATGCTCTATAAAGCATACAAATAAATAAAAAGCGCTTCAATTAAATTGAAGCGCTTTTTATTTATTTTAAAGTCTTGCTTTTTGTCTTACATTCCCTAAAATATCCGGGAAATAAAGATCAGCCAAATGATCAAATTCATCACCTCTCATAAACATAGAAGCATCAACCTCTTCATAAGAACTTCTGCCCGCAGCTGCAATTAACTCATTACAAGTGTGAAGGGTATTTTTATGAAAATGATATACTCTCTCACTTTTATCCGTAACATCCAAACCTTTAATTAGCATTTTATCCTGAGTAGCAACACCAGTTGGACAGTTATTAGTATTACATCTTAAAGCCTGAATACAACCTAAAGAAAACATAAATCCTCTGGCATTATTACACATATCAGCTCCCATAGCAACTGCTCTTAAAATATCTAAACTTGTCAAAACTTTACCGCTGGCAATAACTCTTAATTTATTTCTTACGTTATAGTTATTAAGCGTTTTATTTACGAAAATCAATGCGGGCTCTAATGGCATTCCTACTCCATCAGAAAATTCCGGAGGTGCAGCTCCTGTTCCACCCTCAGCTCCATCTATTGTAATAAAATCAGGATAGATCTTCAACACATTCATCTGAACACAGATATCTTCAAATTCCTTTGTATCACCAATACACAATTTAAAACCAACTGGTTTCCCTCCTGAGAGGTTCCTTAATTGTTCCACAAACCTTAAAAGTCCTGCAGCATTAGAAAACGCAGAATGTGACGGTGGAGAAATAATAGTCATTCCTGGAGTAACGTGTCTTATTTTTGCAATTTCAGGTGTATTTTTCACCCCCGGCAAAACACCTCCATGTCCAGGCTTTGCGCCCTGAGATAATTTGATCTCAATCATTTTCACAGTCGGCATCGTTGAATACTTAGCAAATAAGTCAGGATTAAACTTTCCTTCTTCATCTCGACATCCAAAATATCCAGTCCCAATCTGCCAGCAGAGATCCCCGCCTTCTAAATGATGTGGAGAAATTCCTCCTTCACCTGTATTATGATAAAAGCCTCCTTTTTTAGCTCCTCTGTTTAACGAAATTTGTGCTCTGTCACTCAATGCTCCAAAACTCATTGCTGAAATATTGAATAAAGAAGCATGGTAAGGCTGTGAACATTGTTCCCCGCCTACCCAGACTCTTGGTAGCTCTTCAGAAGGAGACTTTGCGTAGATCGAATGCTTTATTCCTTCATATTTTCTATGATTAACTTCCAGCTGAGTTCCAAATGGAACGGTATCACTTAAGTTTTTGGCACGTCTGTAAACAGCAGAACGCTGGTTTCTGGGAAATGGCTTCCCATCAGTTTCCCGTTCAATAAAATACTGCTGCATTTCCGGAGAGATATCTTCAAAAAAATACCGGAAATAACCTAGTACCGGAAAATTTCTCAGTATTGCATGTTTTGACTGATAGGTATTATATACACCTAATGCATAGATTGCCGATAGCAGAATTGGGATCCAATAATGCGCTCTGATTAGTAAAGCTATAATCCATGTAGCAATTACTAATACAATTCCCCAAGATAAAAACTTATCTCTCATAGAATGTTGTATTTAAAAGTTAAAATAAATTTAGTAGAAATTTTGCAAAGAGACTATGCTTTTGCTAAAAAACTTTCGTAAGATGACTGCACAGAAACCGTGCCATCTGACAGGATTTTTTCTAAATTTAGAAATTCTATTTGGTTTACAGATGCCTGATCAAAATCTTTCTGCACTCTCACATAATTTTCTGTGAAGCCGAACATCTTGCCGTCTTTATTTTCATGCTCCCAGAGTATAGGAAGCGTTTTCCCAAGCTGGGTCTGATAAAATGACATCTTTTTCTTTTCGGAAAGAATACGCAACATCTTATTGCGTTTTTTCCTTTCAGGAATAGGAACAATATCCTTCATTTCCGCTGCTTCGGTATTTTCTCTTTCAGAATAAGTAAATACATGCAGATAGCTGATAGGAAGTTCATTCAGGAAGTTATATGTTTCCATAAATTTTTCCTCAGTTTCACCTGGAAAACCTACAATTACATCAACACCAATCGCAGCATGAGGCATAACCTCACGAATTTTATTTACTCTGTCCTTATACAACTTGGTTAAATAACGACGTTTCATTTTTTTCAATAAATCATCGCATCCTGACTGTAAAGGAATATGGAAGTGAGGAACAAAACTTCTGCTTTTTGAGACCAATTCAATACTTTCATCTTTCAGAAGATTAGGTTCAATGGAGGAAATACGTATCCTCTCAATACCATCAACCTGATCGAGTTCAGAGATCAGATCCAGAAAAGTATGTTCATGTCTTTTATTTCCAAATTCACCTTTCCCATAATCACCGATATTAACTCCTGTTAGAACAATTTCTTTAATATCTCTTCCAGCAATTTCCTTAGCATTAGTCAGAACATTTTCTATCGTATCTGATCGTGAGATCCCTCTGGCTAAAGGAATGGTACAGTATGTACATTTATAATCACACCCATCCTGAACTTTTAAGAAAGCTCTGGTTCTATCCCCTATAGAATAGCTTCCAATAAAAAAATCTGTTTCTTCGATTTCACAAGAGTGGACAAGACCGTTACTTTCCGACTTTTCTAAATCGTCCAGATAACTTAAAATATTGAACTTTTCCTTGGCTCCAAGAACCAAATCTACCCCATTTATCTGCGAGATCTCTTCGGGTTTTAACTGCGCATAACATCCAACAATGACTACTAACCCTTCAGGATTAGCCTTCATTGCTCTCTTTACATGAAGTTTACATTCACGGTCTGCATTTTCAGTTACTGAACAAGTATTGATAACATACACATTTGCCTTATCATCAAAACTCACCTTATCATAACCTGCATCTGTTAATTGACGGGCAATAGTAGAAGTTTCTGCAAAATTTAATTTGCAGCCAAGGGTATGAAATGCGGCAGTTTTGTGAAAATTTGACATTGAGTAGTCCTGAATTTTATGGGTGCAAAGATAGTAATTTAAATAAAAACTCTGAATCGATTCAGTCTATTGTTTATATTCTTCTCTTACCTCATGATTATTTTCGAAACAAACAGGTGAAGAATTAGAATTTAGACCTTCGCCCTCAAGTTTATTCTTTATTTCTTCATTAAATTCCTGAGATTTATTTCTTGCAATAGAAAGTGTGTTCCAATCATTATTTTTCATCATTTTTGCAATATAAACGATCTGTCCTATATGATAAGGATAATGAGCCAGCTGGCGAAAAACAGCATCTATAACCAAATGTCCCTCACCTCTTATATAAATAGTAGTATACAAGTTTTCTTCATTAATTTGGTTCAAAGCATCAAAAACACATTTCCAACCTGCTTCCCAAAAACCAATTGCTTCTTGTTTTGTTTTAAAGGTATTTACAAATTCTTCATTACGTTTCCGTCCCGGTTTTTCTCCATCTTCCGTAAGGAAATTTGTCCATCTTGAAATCATATTTCCTGCAATATGTTTTACAATAACTGCAATTGAATTACTTTCAACATTATACTGCCAAAACATTTGTTCATCTGATAATTGTTCAAAAGATTTATCTCCAAGAGATTTATAATATTCGAAACGTTTGATAAATAGTTCTTTCATACTTTAAAGTTAATAAAAACTTTAAAGATAAAACCATCTTAACAAAAGATGGCTTTATCTTGTTTTAGCACTACTCTCTATTTTTCACCATGATCCAACTAGAGAATTTAACAGGAGTATTTTTCTTATCATTCTCACTCCAGGTTACAGAATACCAATAGGTTCCAGTCGGAACTTTTTTACTTCCGTTGGTTGTTCCATCCCATTTATAGCCATTTGTTTTATCTGCCTGATGAACTTTATTGCCATATCTATCGAAAATATTCAATATTAAGTTTTGCTTGTGAGCCAGTGCAGAATAATCGATCACATCATTGATACCATCACTATTAGGTGTAATTACATTCACCAGGTTCGGAACTGTTACTGTAATATCAATAGGTTCACAATCATATATATCTTTTACATAAATATGACAGTCTCCTCTAGGAACATTGTTAAATACATTAGAATCCTGCCAAGTGATATTATCAAGTGAATATTTATAAGCTGGAGTTCCCCCTACAACATTTACAGTAATGGTATTCGTTGAGATATCTACATTTGATATTACAGGCTGCTCGGTAGGATATACTTTCACGGTCTGGGTTGTAATGCATTCCCCCGTCTTTAGTTTGACCCAATATGTTCCAACTGATACATTTGTGATTGCTTGAGTTATAGCACCCGTACTCCATAGATAGGAAGCAAAGCCCGGTCCTGCATCCAATGTTGTGGTATCCTCCATACAGATGATCTTATCAACCAGAACACTGGATTTTACTGGCGGCAAAACAATTAAAGTAATTTTTGCAACGGTGAAACAATTGTTTGAATTGGATACTCGCACATAGACAACACCATTTGGGGCAATATATGCTGCGAGAGTCGCAATTTGATTAGTTCCATTGATAGCATCTGTTAGAGAAGGATAATATTTTTTAGTCAACCCTACAGGACCTGTAGGTGTTACAAGAGCAGCAGTAAGATTAAATGAAGCTGTCGAAGGATTAGTTTCAATAAAGCATGATCTTAAAGTGGCTTCCTGTACAACAATAGGAGGATAAAAATTTAATGTAATTTTTGCTACTGCAATACATCCAAACTGAGAAGTTATTTTTACATACACAACCCCTGCAGAAGATATATAAGCACTTGGGTTTATAATTTCATTAATTCCCGCATTAAGATCATTCATCGTCAGATAGTACTTTTTGGTAACATTTGGAAGACCAATAACATTAGCACTCGTCAGGTCGAATACCGCTGTTCCCATGTTGTTGTTATTACAGGCAGTTAATGTTACATCATTGCCTGTTATCGTTCCATCTTTGAATTTAAAATTTCCTGTCTGCCTACATTTATTAATAGGATTGTTTGGATTTGCCGGATCTGTATAGCTGATACTATAGTAATAAGTGGTTGCTGTATTAATAGTAATTGGAGTTAAGATAGCATTATTTCCACTTAATGCATCATTTTGAGTGGTATGATAGGTAATATTAAAGTTTGGATTTCCATTAAGAATACCTGTTGATAAGGTACTGAAATCAAAAACTGCGGGGTTTGAACATACAATTATTTCTCTTGGATCTGCTGGATTAGCTGCAGGAATTCCAGGTGGATTAAAAGGATGGGGCTGTATTAAAGGATCAGTAAATGGAGATGCTAAAGTAGCTGTTCCACCCCAAACTAAATTAAAAGTAAAGACCGTTGTTGAAAAATTATCAACATATAAAAAATAGGTCTCCCCTGGTAATACGTCCAAATATTTAACGAAACCATCTCCAAATCCGGGTCCTTCACTTGTATCTGTTGCGGTCATATTCATACCTGTTGGATAACCCGCAATAGTTCCATCGTTTGAAGAACATCTGATAGGTGTTCCTTTTGTAGCACAGGTTTTGTTAGGTCCATAAATAGCCCAGTCGTAATCTACAGGACCTGTTGGGTTAATTTCAAATGTAAGGGTACCACCTGTAGCAATTGTAAATGAATACCAGGTTGAATTATTTTCAACCTGTAAACAACCACCAAGGGTTTCATTTATGGCACCGGGACCTGAAGGAGTGTATGTTATATTTGCATTACCACAAACTGCGATTGCAGTTACACAATCAGCCTGAGAAAAGAAAATTTGTGATATAAGCAAGAAAGCAATAAGTAGATTTTTCTTCATAAAATACATGTTTTTGTTAAAAATTAATCAATAATTAAATCAATACACAACACATATATCAAATATACTTATTATTT is part of the Chryseobacterium paludis genome and encodes:
- the panC gene encoding pantoate--beta-alanine ligase, with the protein product MEVLKNKKTLQDFIERQKEMGKKIGFAPTMGALHNGHLSLYEMARKENDLVISSIFVNPTQFNNSDDLAKYPRDINRDILILQNSGLVDAVYIPEIVDIYPEKAQSQHYDFDGLENEMEGKSRPGHFDGVGTVVEELFRQIQPDNAYFGEKDFQQLAIIKKMVEKKQLPIKIMGVPIYRAENGLALSSRNQRLHEDRKEASKIIYATLKKVNDWFRVVTVPEIKDRVNDIFDQQHGMKLEYFMIADEHTLKETDFFYKDKSYRAFIVVIVDGVRLIDNMHLD
- a CDS encoding T9SS type B sorting domain-containing protein; the encoded protein is MKKNLLIAFLLISQIFFSQADCVTAIAVCGNANITYTPSGPGAINETLGGCLQVENNSTWYSFTIATGGTLTFEINPTGPVDYDWAIYGPNKTCATKGTPIRCSSNDGTIAGYPTGMNMTATDTSEGPGFGDGFVKYLDVLPGETYFLYVDNFSTTVFTFNLVWGGTATLASPFTDPLIQPHPFNPPGIPAANPADPREIIVCSNPAVFDFSTLSTGILNGNPNFNITYHTTQNDALSGNNAILTPITINTATTYYYSISYTDPANPNNPINKCRQTGNFKFKDGTITGNDVTLTACNNNNMGTAVFDLTSANVIGLPNVTKKYYLTMNDLNAGINEIINPSAYISSAGVVYVKITSQFGCIAVAKITLNFYPPIVVQEATLRSCFIETNPSTASFNLTAALVTPTGPVGLTKKYYPSLTDAINGTNQIATLAAYIAPNGVVYVRVSNSNNCFTVAKITLIVLPPVKSSVLVDKIICMEDTTTLDAGPGFASYLWSTGAITQAITNVSVGTYWVKLKTGECITTQTVKVYPTEQPVISNVDISTNTITVNVVGGTPAYKYSLDNITWQDSNVFNNVPRGDCHIYVKDIYDCEPIDITVTVPNLVNVITPNSDGINDVIDYSALAHKQNLILNIFDRYGNKVHQADKTNGYKWDGTTNGSKKVPTGTYWYSVTWSENDKKNTPVKFSSWIMVKNRE
- a CDS encoding shikimate kinase → MIISLVGYMGCGKSHISKILSEKINFKLIDLDKEISRRNKSTIPEIFEKKGEIYFRKLERETLEEILATEENLILSLGGGTPVYYNNMEIINNNSKSIFLKASIGTLTERLSKQKEKRPIIANISDENLPEFIAKHLFERNEYYNKALISVNTDSREPDDIVNEIIEKLYL
- the mtaB gene encoding tRNA (N(6)-L-threonylcarbamoyladenosine(37)-C(2))-methylthiotransferase MtaB, encoding MSNFHKTAAFHTLGCKLNFAETSTIARQLTDAGYDKVSFDDKANVYVINTCSVTENADRECKLHVKRAMKANPEGLVVIVGCYAQLKPEEISQINGVDLVLGAKEKFNILSYLDDLEKSESNGLVHSCEIEETDFFIGSYSIGDRTRAFLKVQDGCDYKCTYCTIPLARGISRSDTIENVLTNAKEIAGRDIKEIVLTGVNIGDYGKGEFGNKRHEHTFLDLISELDQVDGIERIRISSIEPNLLKDESIELVSKSRSFVPHFHIPLQSGCDDLLKKMKRRYLTKLYKDRVNKIREVMPHAAIGVDVIVGFPGETEEKFMETYNFLNELPISYLHVFTYSERENTEAAEMKDIVPIPERKKRNKMLRILSEKKKMSFYQTQLGKTLPILWEHENKDGKMFGFTENYVRVQKDFDQASVNQIEFLNLEKILSDGTVSVQSSYESFLAKA
- a CDS encoding FMN-binding glutamate synthase family protein is translated as MRDKFLSWGIVLVIATWIIALLIRAHYWIPILLSAIYALGVYNTYQSKHAILRNFPVLGYFRYFFEDISPEMQQYFIERETDGKPFPRNQRSAVYRRAKNLSDTVPFGTQLEVNHRKYEGIKHSIYAKSPSEELPRVWVGGEQCSQPYHASLFNISAMSFGALSDRAQISLNRGAKKGGFYHNTGEGGISPHHLEGGDLCWQIGTGYFGCRDEEGKFNPDLFAKYSTMPTVKMIEIKLSQGAKPGHGGVLPGVKNTPEIAKIRHVTPGMTIISPPSHSAFSNAAGLLRFVEQLRNLSGGKPVGFKLCIGDTKEFEDICVQMNVLKIYPDFITIDGAEGGTGAAPPEFSDGVGMPLEPALIFVNKTLNNYNVRNKLRVIASGKVLTSLDILRAVAMGADMCNNARGFMFSLGCIQALRCNTNNCPTGVATQDKMLIKGLDVTDKSERVYHFHKNTLHTCNELIAAAGRSSYEEVDASMFMRGDEFDHLADLYFPDILGNVRQKARL
- a CDS encoding DUF1572 domain-containing protein; this translates as MKELFIKRFEYYKSLGDKSFEQLSDEQMFWQYNVESNSIAVIVKHIAGNMISRWTNFLTEDGEKPGRKRNEEFVNTFKTKQEAIGFWEAGWKCVFDALNQINEENLYTTIYIRGEGHLVIDAVFRQLAHYPYHIGQIVYIAKMMKNNDWNTLSIARNKSQEFNEEIKNKLEGEGLNSNSSPVCFENNHEVREEYKQ
- a CDS encoding RNA-binding S4 domain-containing protein; the protein is MRIDKFLWSIRFYKTRTVATEEIKKNRVSIGDAVVKSSKEVKEGDVIKIRKNQVDYKIKVIQIPKSRIGAKLVSLHIKDVTDKEQYELLKLRKMSQDYYRNRGEGRPTKKDRRDMDGYVENDIASDFTDWDDFFGENSEIEDKEEKS
- a CDS encoding glycogen/starch synthase; this translates as MPNQKILYITTEMYPYQEDTNMATVVNKMALKMHNEGNDVRVFMPRFGQISERKFQLHEVIRLSGMNIIINDLDQPLIIKVASLPGERLQVYFIDNEEYFKRKQYYFEDDGVAFEDNDERAIFFARGVIETIKKLNWVPDIIHLNGWMASFVPIYLKTYYKSDTYFKDAKIVLSLYNEKDAPLNDKIGEKLEFDNISGLKALDKPSFQSFVIESMNYVDGVVKGDEFLDGELDKAFNETSTSKSEYLDVDSINKLY